A single region of the Salvia miltiorrhiza cultivar Shanhuang (shh) chromosome 8, IMPLAD_Smil_shh, whole genome shotgun sequence genome encodes:
- the LOC130997860 gene encoding uncharacterized protein LOC130997860, whose amino-acid sequence MVFVLGLYIFRRNFSCMTSSVYFMDCLFSSILLKLPANDYSVNFLFSQERQVKEIVLKAMGQAINKTVAIAEIIKRRVPRLHQDTAISSVSITDTFEPIEEGLQIVEQTRHVSMISITLSTKELNQNSPG is encoded by the exons ATGGTGTTTGTATTGGGATTATATATCTTTAGGAGAAATTTCTCATGCATGACTTCATCGGTTTATTTTATGGATTGTTTGTTTTCCTCTATACTGCTGAAATTGCCTGCTAATGATTATTCTGTTAATTTCCTTTTTTCTCAGGAGAGACAAGTGAAAGAGATTGTCTTAAAGGCAATGGGCCAGGCTATAAACAAAACTGTGGCTATTGCAGAAATCATTAAG AGAAGAGTTCCTCGACTGCATCAGGACACTGCCATCAGCTCAGTCAGCATAACTGATACATTTGAACCCATTGAAGAGGGCCTTCAGAT TGTGGAGCAGACTCGCCATGTGTCCATGATTTCAATTACCTTGTCGACTAAAGAGCTTAACCAGAACTCTCCTGGGTAA
- the LOC130997858 gene encoding UDP-glycosyltransferase 73C4-like, with amino-acid sequence MLLHHHTHFQLRNFQASSIYRLHFAQTKLRHISLTDKLRTMAINAKPPHFVLLPFMAQGHLIPAVDLAKLLAKRGVTVSILVTPKNGSRVNKTVERAIASGLSIRIFHLRLPCAEAGLPEGCEHFDMLPSMHYVLNFFKATAMLREQVLALLLQLNPTCLIADMCFPWATEMARQLGIPRLVFHGTSCFSLACMNLLWDSKLLEDVATDTEYFVVPDLPHRIELTKVQLRGSVEDLSPEWAEIRHQLFNSEGGAAGTVANTFQELETEYVRKYANLRGNKVWCIGPVSLCNVEDSDKEERGNTAAIGGHDCLKWLDSHAPGSVIYVCLGSISRVAAAQLIEMGLGLEASNRPFVWVIRQASDEFVSWLTEEKFEQRIGGRGLLIRGWAPQVLILSHPSVGGFLTHCGWNSTLEGVSAGVPMITWPMFAEQFCNEKFIVNVIKTGVRVGVEIPVVLGIVDGAAVQVRSDDVKMAIDELMEGGEEGAERRERARKLGEAAKRAVEEGGSSQLNMTQLIQDMVVLKAKYVDKSADATKIDEISSLICTPVK; translated from the coding sequence ATGCTCTTACATCATCACACACACTTCCAACTTAGAAACTTCCAAGCTTCCAGTATTTATCGCCTCCACTTCGCACAAACCAAACTAAGACATATCTCTCTCACAGATAAACTGCGTACAATGGCGATCAATGCCAAACCGCCTCATTTCGTCCTGCTCCCGTTCATGGCGCAAGGCCATCTGATTCCCGCGGTGGACTTGGCCAAGCTTCTGGCTAAGCGCGGAGTCACCGTCTCCATTCTCGTCACTCCAAAGAACGGCAGCAGAGTAAATAAAACGGTGGAGCGCGCAATCGCCTCCGGATTGAGCATCCGCATCTTCCACCTGAGGCTACCCTGCGCCGAGGCTGGCCTGCCCGAGGGCTGCGAACATTTCGACATGCTTCCGTCGATGCATTACGTCTTGAACTTCTTCAAGGCAACCGCCATGCTGCGGGAGCAGGTCTTGGCTTTGCTCCTCCAACTCAATCCTACTTGTTTGATAGCCGATATGTGCTTTCCATGGGCTACGGAAATGGCTCGCCAACTGGGAATCCCTCGCCTCGTGTTTCATGGAACCAGCTGCTTTTCTCTCGCGTGCATGAACCTGTTGTGGGACTCCAAGCTTCTAGAAGATGTAGCTACTGATACAGAGTATTTCGTTGTGCCGGATTTGCCTCATCGGATCGAGCTCACCAAAGTTCAGCTCAGGGGCTCCGTTGAAGATTTGTCGCCGGAATGGGCTGAGATACGGCACCAGCTCTTCAACTCCGAGGGCGGCGCGGCCGGAACGGTGGCCAACACTTTTCAAGAGCTGGAGACTGAATACGTCCGGAAATACGCTAATCTCCGAGGCAATAAGGTCTGGTGCATCGGACCAGTTTCGCTCTGCAACGTGGAGGATTCCGACAAGGAGGAGAGAGGCAACACGGCGGCGATTGGCGGACACGACTGCTTGAAATGGCTTGACTCGCACGCCCCCGGCTCTGTCATCTACGTCTGCCTAGGGAGCATATCGCGCGTGGCCGCCGCGCAGCTGATAGAGATGGGATTAGGCCTAGAAGCTTCCAACCGCCCCTTCGTTTGGGTGATCAGGCAAGCCTCCGACGAGTTTGTGTCGTGGCTGACGGAGGAGAAATTCGAGCAGCGGATCGGAGGGAGGGGGCTCTTGATCCGGGGGTGGGCGCCGCAGGTGCTGATCCTGTCCCACCCGTCGGTGGGAGGGTTTCTGACGCACTGCGGGTGGAACTCGACTCTTGAGGGCGTGAGCGCCGGCGTGCCGATGATCACGTGGCCCATGTTCGCGGAGCAGTTCTGCAACGAGAAGTTCATCGTGAACGTGATCAAAACCGGGGTGAGAGTAGGCGTGGAGATTCCGGTGGTGCTAGGGATTGTCGATGGTGCTGCGGTGCAGGTGAGGAGCGATGATGTGAAGATGGCGATTGATGAGTTGATGGAGGGAGGAGAGGAAGGGgcggagaggagagagagggcaCGGAAGCTCGGAGAGGCGGCCAAGAGGGCGGTGGAGGAAGGAGGCTCGTCGCAGCTAAACATGACGCAGCTTATACAAGATATGGTAGTGCTCAAGGCCAAGTATGTAGACAAATCTGCAGATGCTACAAAGATAGATGAGATTTCTTCCCTAATTTGTACTCCAGTGAAGTAG